The Methanobacterium lacus genome includes a region encoding these proteins:
- a CDS encoding type 1 glutamine amidotransferase domain-containing protein, which yields MIGILIDEMFEDVEYIKPSEAFVNEGHSIVHIGIKEGQVVKGKRKSTPVTIEESVSKYNIDDLDALMIPGGCSPDHLRGYESAVNFVKNFFKTGKPIFAICHAPQILITADLLHEKKVTGWRSIVQDLKNAGAIYIDNEIVVDDNLISSRGPKDIPVFIDTALNVLKIS from the coding sequence ATGATAGGTATTTTGATAGATGAAATGTTTGAAGACGTTGAATACATCAAACCTTCCGAAGCATTTGTAAATGAAGGACATTCTATTGTACATATTGGAATTAAAGAAGGTCAGGTAGTTAAGGGAAAAAGGAAGTCCACTCCTGTAACCATAGAAGAATCAGTTTCAAAATATAATATAGATGATCTAGACGCTCTTATGATTCCCGGCGGATGCTCACCAGATCACCTCAGAGGATATGAATCTGCAGTGAATTTTGTAAAGAATTTTTTTAAAACTGGAAAGCCTATTTTTGCAATCTGTCATGCACCACAGATACTAATAACTGCGGATTTGCTTCATGAAAAAAAGGTCACAGGTTGGAGATCTATAGTTCAGGATCTTAAGAATGCTGGTGCCATATACATTGATAATGAGATAGTGGTGGATGATAACCTTATTTCAAGCAGAGGGCCAAAGGACATTCCCGTGTTTATAGATACAGCTTTAAATGTTCTTAAAATCTCATAA
- the nifU gene encoding Fe-S cluster assembly scaffold protein NifU — protein MYSEKVMDHFQNPRNVGEIEGASGVGTEGNPTCGDLMTIYITVEDNIITDIKFKTFGCGAAIATSSMITEMAVGKTIEEALKITRNDVADELEGLPPVKMHCSNLAADALKAAIADYKMKQAEKEKAESE, from the coding sequence ATGTATAGTGAAAAGGTAATGGATCATTTTCAAAATCCTAGAAATGTTGGGGAAATAGAGGGCGCAAGTGGAGTCGGAACCGAGGGCAATCCTACTTGTGGAGACCTTATGACCATCTACATTACAGTAGAAGACAACATAATCACAGACATAAAATTTAAAACATTTGGATGTGGAGCGGCTATAGCAACCAGTAGTATGATTACAGAAATGGCTGTAGGAAAGACCATCGAAGAAGCATTAAAAATCACAAGAAATGATGTGGCAGATGAATTAGAAGGTTTACCTCCTGTAAAAATGCACTGTTCAAACTTAGCAGCAGATGCATTGAAGGCTGCAATTGCAGATTACAAAATGAAGCAAGCTGAGAAAGAAAAAGCTGAATCTGAATGA